One window of the Cotesia glomerata isolate CgM1 linkage group LG10, MPM_Cglom_v2.3, whole genome shotgun sequence genome contains the following:
- the LOC123272892 gene encoding uncharacterized protein LOC123272892 isoform X3, whose translation MASKIFFDRCCNPFDLESHFKKKSLRPATDIMKVTLGLSDNYLLCSSCRNKALKLVKEQTNTSNDTTVDASDHEDDSSDNNENSDGADSDSNTTATDLPLSSSFRSLSFNSEPKDSQSSSASQVSAATQLPSINDALRLLNQSPIPSKKLNDYQFLSNKINQTSDSLKKILLSTADEGSIDDDGENFRSLIEKLHDKFNDKETEKSLKIQILTLLPEKWGERRICKTMNTSRHLSRVAKKLVEEKGILSTPETKLGTTITDQILLKIANFYNDD comes from the exons ATggcatcaaaaatatttttcgatcGTTGTTGTAATCCATTTGATTTAGAatcacattttaaaaaaaaaagtttacgtCCAGCGACTGACATCATGAAAGTCACGTTGGGATTaagtgataattatttattatgcagTTCGTGTCGAAACAAAGCTTTAAAATTGGTAAAGGAACAAACAAATACTAGTAATGATACTACCGTTGATGCAAGTGATCATGAAGATGATTCTAGTGATAACAATGAGAACAGTGATGGTGCTGACAGTGATAGTAACACAACTGCCACAGATCTCCCGTTGTCCTCATCATtcc gttCCTTGTCGTTTAATAGTGAACCCAAAGATTCACAATCAAGCTCGGCATCCCAAGTTAGTGCTGCAACTCAATTACCCAGTATAAACGATGCATTGCGACTATTAAATCAATCGCCAAttccttcaaaaaaattgaatgattatcaatttttgagtaataaaataaatcagacGTCTGacagcttgaaaaaaattttgctctcAACTGCTGACGAAGGATCAATTGATGACGATGGTGAAAATTTTCGTTCATTAATTGAAAAGCTGCACGATAAATTCAATGATAAAGAAACAGAAAAGTCTTTAAAGATACAAATCTTAACCTTGTTACCTGAAAAATGGGGTGAAAGACGTATTTGTAAAACTATGAATACATCAAGACATTTATCAAGAGTAGCAAAAAAGTTGGTTGAAGAAAAAGGTATACTTTCAACACCTGAAACAAAATTAG ggaCGACAATTACTGatcaaatattattgaaaattgcgAATTTTTACAACGATGATTAG
- the LOC123272907 gene encoding uncharacterized protein LOC123272907, with the protein MGWSKRGNGKSYDSLNGYGKKKIMIAGKTSSVVPNQWKHLQEHICYALAQNVGDSKNLAKAIGNIPNHLYDNHENCGSWCCRRSGSGEQKILLTNLTLFDKLSAVCDKYTASANKFSIPASSQANESFNNIMAHKSPKNICYSKSESSSYRLASSVCTKSDGDSCIVGIRKKLKLSPGLHTSLYAELSDNKRKKRAIDAKLPVAKKRRVLVTQEREKLRKKNENSEGVQYKSNCGLSQDGEDFEAFDESQIKGPDIQMSPETCNLVFFYLETSGFRKSDEILQIAASCKGRKFSVYINPTKIIDDKASAYTGVTFSIFSIYFITPLNW; encoded by the exons ATGGGATGGAGTAAAAGAGGAAATGGAAAGAGCTACGATAGTCTCAATGGTTATG GAAAAAAGAAGATCATGATTGCCGGAAAAACTTCGTCGGTAGTGCCAAATCAATGGAAGCATCTGCAGGAGCATATTTG ttATGCATTGGCTCAAAATGTAGGTGATAGCAAAAATTTAGCAAAAGCTATAGGTAATATACCTAATCATTTGTACGATAACCACGAGAATTGTGGATCTTGGTGTTGTCGCAGAAGTGGCTCTGgggaacaaaaaattttgcttacaAACCTAACTTTATTTGATAAACTATCAGCTGTATGTGACAAGTACACTGCTAgtgcaaataaattttcaattcctGCTTCGAGCCAAGCTAATGAATCATTCAATAATATAATGGCTCATAAATCGCCAAAAAACATTTGCTATAGCAAAAGCGAATCATCAAGTTATCGTCTCGCTAGTTCTGTGTGTACCAAAAGTGATGGCGATTCCTGTATCGTTggaattagaaaaaaactaaAGTTGTCACCAGGGTTACACACTTCGCTTTATGCAGAGCTATCAGATAATAAGCGAAAGAAACGTGCAATAGATGCAAAGCTGCCGGTTGCCAAGAAACGTCGTGTACTTGTAACTCAAGAACGTGAGAAATTAAGAAAGAAGAATGAAAATTCCGAAGGCGTTCAATATAAATCTAACTGCGGTCTGTCGCAAGACGGTGAAGATTTTGAAGCCTTTGACGAATCACAAATTAAAGGTCCAGATATTCAAATGTCACCAGAGACATgcaatttagtttttttttatttagaaaccTCGGGTTTCCGTAAAAGTGacgaaattcttcaaattgcAGCATCTTGTAAAGGGCGAAAATTTAGTGTCTATATTAATCCTACAAAAATCATTGATGATAAAGCTTCCGCGTATACTGGTGTTACGTTctcaatttttagtatttattttattacgcCTTTAAATTGGTAG
- the LOC123272892 gene encoding uncharacterized protein LOC123272892 isoform X2 produces MPGMKDFVSVRNDDGNRVHVQKRLVLSNLKELYQCFREINPAEKVGFSKFASLRPKHCVLAGASGTHTICVCTIHQNFKLMMLGANVHSLTRNTEKSLKHYNDCLDMIICETPTEKCYLGGCNKCPGVDELSNILLTCFENQEIENVTYKRWVSKPRCSLETFIQPTEEFIENLCSELKVLLPHSFIAKEQAKFLKTLKETLKPNEYVIICDFAENYAFVVQNAASGFHWNNDQATVFPFKNFKNFVNLYYHEDDFDIPAEWHFFATAHGKGPCDGIGGILKRLAARASLQLAVDKQITTPIGLYKWTSDPDNLPNIIVKFSPEEDYNTALNDLNDRFTKTKPIVGTQQLHCVIPDKNGCLYVKKFSNSNEHRICKILKRQREH; encoded by the exons ATGCCCGGCATGAAAGACTTTGTTTCAGTTCGAAATGATGATGGTAATCGGGTACACGTCCAAAAACGGCTTGTTCTGTCTAATTTAAAAGAACTTTACCAATGTTTCCGTGAAATAAACCCTGCAGagaaagttggattttcgaaatttgCTTCGTTACGGCCGAAACATTGTGTGTTAGCAGGAGCAAGTGGAACGCATACTATCTGTGTATGTACTATCCATCAAAACTTTAAGTTGATGATGCTTG GTGCAAATGTTCATTCTTTAACGAGGAATACAGAAAAGTCGTTGAAACACTATAATGATTGCTTGGACATGATAATATGTGAGACTCCaacagaaaaatgttatttggGTGGATGTAACAAGTGTCCAGGGGTAGATGAGTTGAGTAACATTTTACTGACATGTTTTGAGAATCAGGAAATCGAGAATGTCACGTACAAGCGTTGGGTATCAAAACCAAGGTGCAGTTTAGAAACTTTTATACAGCCTAcagaagaatttattgaaaacctTTGTAGTGAATTGAAAGTTCTTCTACCTCACTCATTCATTGCAAAAGAACAAgctaagtttttaaaaacattaaaggAAACACTAAAACCAAATGAATATGTCATTATTTGTGATTTTGCAGAGAATTATGCGTTCGTAGTACAAAATGCAGCATCTGGTTTTCACTGGAATAATGATCAGGCGACAGTTTTTCCg tttaaaaactttaaaaattttgttaatttgtaCTACCATGAAGATGATTTTGATATTCCTGctgaatggcatttttttgcaaCTGCCCATGGCAAAGGTCCGTGTGATGGAATTGGTGGTATCCTCAAACGACTTGCAGCAAGAGCAAGTCTCCAGCTTGCGGTAGATAAACAAATAACAACACCTATAGGACTTTACAAATGGACTTCTGATCCGGATAACTTGCCAAATATCATAGTCAAGTTTTCTCCAGAAGAAGACTATAATACAGCATTGAACGACTTGAATGACAGATTTACAAAAACGAAACCAATTGTAGGAACTCAACAACTACATTGTGTAATCCCCGACAAAAATGGTTGtttgtatgtaaaaaaattctcaaactcTAATGAACatagaatttgtaaaatattgaaacgCCAGAGAGAacattaa
- the LOC123272892 gene encoding uncharacterized protein LOC123272892 isoform X1, translating into MPGMKDFVSVRNDDGNRVHVQKRLVLSNLKELYQCFREINPAEKVGFSKFASLRPKHCVLAGASGTHTICVCTIHQNFKLMMLGANVHSLTRNTEKSLKHYNDCLDMIICETPTEKCYLGGCNKCPGVDELSNILLTCFENQEIENVTYKRWVSKPRCSLETFIQPTEEFIENLCSELKVLLPHSFIAKEQAKFLKTLKETLKPNEYVIICDFAENYAFVVQNAASGFHWNNDQATVFPVVIYYKVNDKLEHRSLVIISDCNNHDAVAVHVFIKIITDYVKSLPERCNKIYYFSDGAPQQFKNFKNFVNLYYHEDDFDIPAEWHFFATAHGKGPCDGIGGILKRLAARASLQLAVDKQITTPIGLYKWTSDPDNLPNIIVKFSPEEDYNTALNDLNDRFTKTKPIVGTQQLHCVIPDKNGCLYVKKFSNSNEHRICKILKRQREH; encoded by the exons ATGCCCGGCATGAAAGACTTTGTTTCAGTTCGAAATGATGATGGTAATCGGGTACACGTCCAAAAACGGCTTGTTCTGTCTAATTTAAAAGAACTTTACCAATGTTTCCGTGAAATAAACCCTGCAGagaaagttggattttcgaaatttgCTTCGTTACGGCCGAAACATTGTGTGTTAGCAGGAGCAAGTGGAACGCATACTATCTGTGTATGTACTATCCATCAAAACTTTAAGTTGATGATGCTTG GTGCAAATGTTCATTCTTTAACGAGGAATACAGAAAAGTCGTTGAAACACTATAATGATTGCTTGGACATGATAATATGTGAGACTCCaacagaaaaatgttatttggGTGGATGTAACAAGTGTCCAGGGGTAGATGAGTTGAGTAACATTTTACTGACATGTTTTGAGAATCAGGAAATCGAGAATGTCACGTACAAGCGTTGGGTATCAAAACCAAGGTGCAGTTTAGAAACTTTTATACAGCCTAcagaagaatttattgaaaacctTTGTAGTGAATTGAAAGTTCTTCTACCTCACTCATTCATTGCAAAAGAACAAgctaagtttttaaaaacattaaaggAAACACTAAAACCAAATGAATATGTCATTATTTGTGATTTTGCAGAGAATTATGCGTTCGTAGTACAAAATGCAGCATCTGGTTTTCACTGGAATAATGATCAGGCGACAGTTTTTCCggtagttatttattataaagtaaatgaCAAACTTGAACACAGAAGTTTAGTGATTATTTCAGACTGTAATAATCACGATGCTGTTGCTGTTCAtgttttcatcaaaataataacTGATTATGTGAAAAGTCTTCCTGAACGCTGTAACAAGATTTATTACTTTTCTGATGGGGCTCCTCAAcagtttaaaaactttaaaaattttgttaatttgtaCTACCATGAAGATGATTTTGATATTCCTGctgaatggcatttttttgcaaCTGCCCATGGCAAAGGTCCGTGTGATGGAATTGGTGGTATCCTCAAACGACTTGCAGCAAGAGCAAGTCTCCAGCTTGCGGTAGATAAACAAATAACAACACCTATAGGACTTTACAAATGGACTTCTGATCCGGATAACTTGCCAAATATCATAGTCAAGTTTTCTCCAGAAGAAGACTATAATACAGCATTGAACGACTTGAATGACAGATTTACAAAAACGAAACCAATTGTAGGAACTCAACAACTACATTGTGTAATCCCCGACAAAAATGGTTGtttgtatgtaaaaaaattctcaaactcTAATGAACatagaatttgtaaaatattgaaacgCCAGAGAGAacattaa